The following coding sequences are from one Paenibacillus stellifer window:
- a CDS encoding LCP family protein, translating into MNTNKDGLPPRSRGQGSGGKRAPGPVSRPKPQAKKKKKRGFMARLGRMVLIGALLVALVVVGYFLYLYYKLDNGLLNTGVDKPVAAENSAKVKPLTVLLLGTDYREKHKSYLTDVIMVVALNPSTQSATVVSLPRDTYVELDGYKRTKINEFYTRFRGKEDTSGISAENEMKTMMGKYLGVPIDYVTVLNFDGFRKAVDKLGGVDVNVSYNMCYKDNADGTNINLKQGEQTLDGDKALDYVRYRKSNCSPKTKASDDFDRNRRQNEVLHALMDKMQSLGGVVRIGGVLDALDDNMKTDIEKEQIKNMISTYWQMSKNNVEFVPVTGTWRSPYVYINDKELEVAKMSLSDRLAGAAPASPAP; encoded by the coding sequence ATGAATACAAATAAAGACGGTCTGCCTCCCCGGTCCAGAGGACAGGGAAGCGGCGGCAAAAGAGCTCCGGGGCCGGTCTCCAGGCCAAAGCCCCAGGCAAAAAAGAAGAAGAAGCGGGGCTTCATGGCCCGCTTGGGAAGAATGGTGCTGATCGGCGCGCTGCTTGTGGCGCTCGTTGTGGTTGGCTACTTTTTATACCTGTACTACAAGCTTGACAATGGACTGCTGAATACGGGCGTCGACAAGCCTGTGGCGGCGGAGAACTCCGCCAAGGTCAAACCGCTGACGGTGCTGCTGCTCGGCACGGATTATCGGGAGAAGCACAAGTCCTATTTGACGGATGTTATCATGGTCGTGGCATTGAATCCTTCAACCCAATCGGCGACGGTTGTCTCGCTGCCCCGTGATACATATGTTGAACTCGACGGCTACAAGCGGACCAAAATCAATGAGTTCTATACCCGCTTTCGAGGCAAGGAAGATACCTCGGGTATTTCAGCCGAGAATGAAATGAAGACGATGATGGGCAAATATCTGGGTGTGCCTATCGACTATGTAACCGTGCTGAATTTCGATGGCTTCCGCAAAGCGGTGGACAAGCTTGGCGGCGTCGATGTCAATGTGAGCTACAATATGTGCTATAAAGACAACGCCGACGGAACGAATATTAATCTGAAACAGGGCGAGCAGACACTGGATGGCGATAAGGCGCTTGATTATGTCCGCTACCGCAAATCCAACTGCAGCCCGAAGACGAAGGCTTCCGACGATTTTGACCGCAACCGCAGACAGAACGAGGTGCTGCATGCTCTGATGGACAAGATGCAATCTCTTGGCGGTGTCGTGAGAATTGGCGGTGTCCTGGACGCCCTCGATGACAATATGAAGACCGACATCGAGAAGGAACAGATCAAGAACATGATCTCTACCTATTGGCAGATGTCGAAGAACAATGTGGAGTTTGTACCCGTAACCGGCACCTGGCGAAGCCCTTATGTATATATTAACGATAAGGAGCTTGAGGTGGCCAAGATGAGCCTGAGTGACCGTCTGGCTGGAGCAGCTCCGGCCTCACCTGCACCTTAA
- the typA gene encoding translational GTPase TypA — MHSREQIRNIAIIAHVDHGKTTLVDQLLQQSGIFREHETVQERAMDSNDLERERGITILAKNTAITYKDFLINIVDTPGHADFGGEVERIMKMVDGVLLVVDAYEGCMPQTKFVLRKALEQNLTPIVVVNKIDRPAARPAEVIDEVLDLFIELEASDEQLEFPVVYASALNGTSSLDPEKQDDNMLALYETIVDHIPAPTESVEEPLQFLVTLMDYNEYLGRIAIGRVNRGIIRAGQSITVIQRDGKHKTARIEKLFGFQGLKRVETEEAGAGDIVAIAGIKDINIGETIADPANPEALPVLKIDEPTMQMTFLVNNSPFAGKEGKWVTSRKLRERLFKELETDVSLRVVETDSPDAFIVSGRGELHLGILIENMRREGYELQVSKPEVIVKEIDGAKMEPLERLLIDVPEDSMGAVMESLGTRKAEMVNMINHGTGQVRLEFLIPARGLIGYNTHFLTLTRGYGVMNHAFDSYAPLIGGQVGGRHQGVLVSTETGVSTFYGMMGVEDRGILFLEPGTEIYEGMIVGEHTRDNDIVVNICKEKALTNVRSATKDETVKMKTPRLFSLEAALEYLNDDEYCEITPKSVRLRKKILNKSERERAEKHRKMAEANM, encoded by the coding sequence ATGCATTCAAGAGAACAGATTCGCAATATCGCGATTATCGCCCACGTCGACCACGGCAAAACGACGCTAGTCGACCAGTTGCTGCAGCAATCGGGGATTTTCCGCGAGCATGAGACCGTACAGGAACGAGCCATGGACTCCAATGATTTGGAGCGGGAACGCGGCATTACGATTCTGGCCAAGAATACGGCCATTACCTATAAAGACTTTCTGATCAACATCGTGGATACGCCCGGACACGCCGACTTCGGCGGTGAAGTGGAACGGATCATGAAGATGGTAGACGGCGTTCTTCTCGTCGTCGACGCCTATGAAGGCTGCATGCCGCAGACGAAATTCGTGCTTCGCAAAGCGCTGGAGCAGAATTTGACGCCGATCGTCGTCGTCAACAAGATCGACCGTCCGGCCGCCCGTCCGGCTGAAGTGATCGACGAGGTGCTGGACCTGTTCATCGAGCTGGAAGCAAGCGACGAGCAGTTGGAATTCCCGGTTGTGTACGCTTCCGCTCTTAACGGCACTTCGAGTCTTGACCCGGAGAAGCAGGACGACAACATGCTGGCTCTGTACGAGACCATTGTCGATCATATCCCGGCTCCGACGGAGAGCGTTGAAGAACCTCTCCAATTCCTTGTTACCCTGATGGACTATAACGAGTATCTGGGCCGGATCGCCATCGGCCGTGTGAACCGCGGCATCATCCGCGCGGGACAATCGATTACAGTCATTCAGCGCGACGGCAAGCACAAGACCGCGCGCATCGAGAAGCTGTTCGGCTTCCAGGGCCTGAAGCGAGTAGAGACCGAGGAAGCCGGCGCCGGCGACATCGTCGCTATCGCGGGCATCAAGGACATCAATATCGGCGAGACGATCGCCGACCCGGCGAATCCGGAGGCGCTGCCGGTTCTGAAGATTGACGAGCCGACCATGCAGATGACGTTCCTCGTCAACAACTCGCCTTTCGCCGGCAAGGAAGGCAAATGGGTCACCTCCCGCAAGCTGCGTGAGCGCCTGTTCAAGGAGCTGGAGACAGACGTATCCCTTCGCGTGGTGGAAACGGACAGCCCCGACGCCTTCATCGTATCGGGACGCGGTGAGCTGCATCTCGGGATTTTAATCGAGAATATGCGCCGTGAAGGCTATGAGCTTCAAGTTTCCAAGCCTGAGGTTATCGTTAAGGAAATCGACGGCGCGAAGATGGAGCCGCTTGAACGGCTGCTTATCGACGTGCCGGAAGATAGCATGGGCGCCGTAATGGAGAGCTTGGGAACCCGCAAGGCCGAAATGGTGAACATGATCAATCACGGAACCGGCCAGGTTCGTCTGGAATTCCTGATTCCTGCACGCGGTCTGATCGGCTACAATACGCATTTCCTGACGCTGACACGCGGCTACGGCGTTATGAACCACGCATTCGACAGCTATGCGCCGCTGATCGGCGGACAGGTTGGCGGACGCCATCAGGGCGTGCTCGTCTCGACCGAGACCGGCGTCTCCACCTTCTACGGCATGATGGGCGTGGAAGATCGAGGCATTCTGTTCCTCGAGCCGGGTACGGAAATCTATGAGGGCATGATCGTCGGCGAGCATACGCGCGACAACGATATCGTCGTTAACATCTGCAAGGAGAAGGCTCTCACCAACGTCCGTTCGGCTACGAAGGACGAGACGGTCAAGATGAAGACGCCTCGCCTCTTCTCGCTGGAAGCGGCTCTGGAGTACCTGAATGATGACGAATACTGCGAAATCACGCCGAAATCTGTACGTCTTCGCAAGAAGATTCTGAACAAGAGCGAACGCGAACGTGCCGAGAAGCATCGCAAAATGGCCGAAGCCAATATGTAA
- a CDS encoding PhoH family protein codes for MKKIFVLDTNVLLHDPNSIFSFKENEVIIPAVVLEEIDSKKRNADEIGRNARTVSRLLDGLRERGHLHSGVTLEHGGTLKVELNHRSFVRVQEMFGEVSTDNRILAVALNYLQEENEKPEPRPVVLVSKDVLVRIKADVLGITPEDYLSDRTADLNELYAGYQTLPVHPALIDEYYSNRSLAVKQLQLSYPLYPHEFIILKDEIGTGKSALLKVTADGTRLEPLYLGNDPVWGISARNAQQRMALELLLSDDIPLVTITGKAGTGKTLLALAAGLFKVEDEHKYKKLLIARPVVPMGKDIGYLPGEKDEKLRPWMQPIYDNLEFLFDTKKAGDIDKILMGLGSIQVEALTYIRGRSIPSQFIIIDEAQNLSRHEVKTIVSRAGEGSKVILMGDPEQIDHPYLDAASNGLSYIVEKFKQQGISGHITLEKGERSRLAQLAADLL; via the coding sequence ATGAAAAAGATCTTTGTACTGGATACCAATGTACTGCTTCACGACCCCAATTCGATTTTTTCGTTTAAGGAGAATGAAGTGATTATTCCCGCCGTAGTGCTTGAAGAGATCGATTCCAAGAAGCGTAACGCCGATGAAATCGGACGTAATGCCCGCACAGTCTCCCGCCTGCTGGACGGTCTCCGGGAACGGGGACATCTGCACAGCGGCGTGACGCTGGAGCATGGAGGGACGCTGAAGGTCGAGCTGAACCATCGCAGCTTTGTCCGGGTTCAGGAAATGTTCGGCGAGGTATCCACCGACAACCGGATTTTGGCTGTTGCGCTGAACTATTTGCAGGAGGAGAACGAGAAGCCGGAGCCCCGGCCGGTCGTCCTTGTCAGCAAGGACGTGCTTGTCCGGATTAAAGCGGATGTGCTGGGCATAACGCCTGAGGATTATTTATCCGACCGGACGGCCGATCTGAACGAGCTGTATGCCGGTTATCAGACGCTGCCGGTTCATCCCGCCTTGATCGACGAGTATTACAGCAACCGGTCGCTTGCCGTCAAGCAGCTGCAGCTGTCCTATCCGCTCTATCCTCATGAATTCATCATTCTGAAGGATGAGATTGGTACAGGCAAATCAGCGCTGCTCAAGGTAACTGCCGACGGCACCCGCCTGGAGCCGCTCTACCTCGGCAACGATCCGGTATGGGGAATCAGCGCGCGCAACGCCCAACAGCGGATGGCGCTGGAGCTGCTGCTTAGCGACGATATTCCGCTTGTCACCATCACAGGCAAAGCCGGGACCGGCAAGACGCTGCTGGCGCTGGCCGCAGGACTGTTCAAGGTGGAGGATGAGCATAAATACAAGAAGCTGCTGATTGCACGGCCAGTCGTTCCCATGGGGAAAGACATCGGATACCTTCCCGGCGAGAAAGACGAGAAGCTCCGGCCCTGGATGCAGCCGATATACGATAATCTGGAATTTCTGTTCGATACGAAAAAAGCGGGCGACATCGATAAAATTTTGATGGGCCTCGGAAGCATTCAGGTCGAGGCGCTGACTTATATTCGCGGCCGTTCCATTCCGTCACAGTTCATCATAATCGATGAAGCGCAGAACCTGTCGCGTCATGAAGTGAAGACCATCGTATCGCGGGCGGGCGAGGGCAGCAAGGTTATCTTGATGGGCGACCCCGAACAGATCGACCATCCCTACCTCGACGCCGCGAGCAACGGGCTCAGCTATATCGTTGAGAAATTCAAACAACAAGGCATCAGCGGACATATTACTCTCGAAAAAGGCGAACGTTCCCGCCTGGCCCAGCTGGCGGCGGATCTGCTCTAA
- a CDS encoding TerC family protein, with amino-acid sequence MESIWLLGEILMVNLVLSGDNAMVIAMASKNLPDHHRRKAVWWGSAGAVLLRIVLTLVAVLLLKIPYIQAGGGLLLLWISFKLLLEEEDVHRVNEAATVWKAIRTILTADFIMSLDNVLAIAGLAKGDLALVIIGIGLSIPIVVWGSGLIVGWLHRFPVLIYIGSYILAYTAGDMLLQDAKFGSLLSVLLPGIHTVLPVALGIAVVAAGGIKRHTPKAG; translated from the coding sequence ATGGAATCGATTTGGCTGCTCGGCGAGATTTTGATGGTCAACCTCGTACTGAGCGGAGACAACGCGATGGTCATTGCAATGGCCAGCAAAAATCTGCCGGACCACCATCGCCGGAAGGCAGTCTGGTGGGGCTCGGCCGGAGCCGTGCTGCTGCGCATCGTGCTGACGCTGGTTGCCGTGCTGCTGCTCAAAATCCCTTACATCCAGGCAGGGGGAGGCCTTCTGCTTCTGTGGATCTCCTTCAAGCTGCTTCTGGAGGAAGAGGATGTGCATCGCGTCAACGAAGCCGCGACGGTGTGGAAGGCGATCCGGACGATTCTGACCGCTGATTTCATCATGAGCCTGGACAATGTGCTTGCGATTGCCGGACTGGCGAAGGGCGATCTGGCGCTGGTGATTATCGGAATTGGGCTTAGCATCCCCATTGTCGTCTGGGGCAGCGGACTGATCGTCGGCTGGCTGCATCGGTTTCCGGTGCTGATTTATATCGGCTCCTATATTCTGGCTTATACAGCGGGAGACATGCTTCTGCAGGATGCCAAGTTCGGTTCCCTGCTCTCGGTGCTTCTGCCCGGAATCCACACCGTGCTTCCGGTTGCGCTCGGCATTGCCGTCGTGGCAGCCGGAGGAATCAAGCGCCATACGCCGAAAGCGGGATAG
- a CDS encoding YhcN/YlaJ family sporulation lipoprotein, whose translation MRKSICLLLVLLLLLTSCGMVKKESSPSPQDKRPAVNAARYGNNGVRPLTENGTAGYEPYAADGTGVVTRSDVELKDHLEQLALRVPGVKGAHCVVLGKNAVVGIDVDGSLSRSRVGTIKYSVAEALRKDPAAVNSMVTADMDISARIAELGKHVRQGHPVSGFSAEMADIIGRIIPQLPDDTTPRGQQ comes from the coding sequence ATGAGAAAATCAATATGTCTGTTGCTGGTCCTTTTGCTGCTGCTGACAAGCTGCGGTATGGTCAAAAAAGAGTCATCACCCTCTCCTCAGGATAAACGGCCTGCGGTAAACGCGGCGCGTTACGGGAACAATGGTGTTCGTCCGCTTACCGAAAACGGAACGGCGGGTTATGAGCCTTACGCCGCCGACGGTACAGGGGTCGTCACCCGGAGCGACGTGGAACTGAAAGATCATCTGGAACAGCTCGCCCTGCGGGTTCCCGGCGTGAAGGGAGCGCATTGTGTCGTGCTCGGCAAGAATGCCGTGGTCGGCATCGATGTCGACGGGTCCTTAAGCCGCTCAAGAGTCGGAACGATCAAATACTCCGTGGCCGAAGCCCTTCGCAAGGACCCTGCTGCCGTCAACTCGATGGTTACCGCCGATATGGACATTTCCGCACGGATTGCCGAGCTTGGCAAGCATGTGAGACAGGGCCACCCGGTCTCCGGCTTCTCCGCCGAAATGGCCGATATTATCGGACGGATCATTCCGCAGCTGCCGGACGATACGACACCACGGGGCCAGCAGTAA
- a CDS encoding pyridoxamine 5'-phosphate oxidase family protein, protein MSESAAGLTDSLLKMLQNETFVLLNTVDAESGGPTSSAISWVYAVDAFTLRLAIDHRSRLVRNMKENPLVTLTVFGDHSIYAINGRSVVKSDPLPGVPFEMCCFDVEISAVRNALFYGAQLESAPTYTKVYDVRAAEKLDGQVFSAMQKA, encoded by the coding sequence ATGTCCGAATCTGCCGCTGGGCTTACCGATTCCCTTCTGAAGATGCTGCAAAATGAAACCTTCGTCCTGCTGAACACCGTTGATGCGGAGAGCGGAGGCCCAACCTCCTCTGCCATATCATGGGTATATGCAGTGGACGCGTTCACGCTGCGGCTGGCCATCGATCACCGTTCTCGGCTCGTTCGCAACATGAAAGAGAATCCTCTTGTGACGCTTACGGTTTTTGGAGACCATTCGATCTATGCCATTAACGGCCGGAGTGTCGTGAAGAGCGATCCGCTTCCGGGCGTTCCTTTTGAAATGTGCTGTTTCGATGTGGAAATTTCCGCGGTTCGAAACGCACTGTTTTACGGTGCCCAACTGGAGTCCGCCCCGACGTATACCAAAGTGTATGACGTGCGCGCGGCAGAGAAGCTGGATGGGCAAGTATTTTCCGCCATGCAAAAAGCCTAG
- a CDS encoding sugar ABC transporter substrate-binding protein, with amino-acid sequence MLKRKNYGLLFAILLLALTSLSPSVDLSESNNPLPQSDNQSPSRTSSLRQTGDPVALRVAVALDDNGFSELQRISDRYALSKGVSVTLENMGPHPNSETLIHELTVGTMPDIVMTDAGQIRELAQGGYLLPADAYQNSPGGTPLTPLLPLLQWNGYTWGVPLDVDPYVFVYETQVLKSLGMDHVPGSVEEWDSLLQVMKPASGKYVLALDKNNPYGLSALLESMGSPLYPAARKALEWVQKNRASIYSSGGQEEIVWEMLKQGRIGAAVIPYSVWREHAGSEEGLTVETPWGAEGAEPQSLLSRSFALSAQSHNPEAAADWLYYLTSPEAQTDWLQSTGMLPAASEPYQNEPGVAASLPFDPEALLKEKAQADEPKPAWTTMVTAARELLTGKLDAPGFLAAVSSAAK; translated from the coding sequence ATGCTGAAACGCAAAAATTATGGTCTGCTGTTCGCGATTCTGCTGCTGGCACTAACCAGCTTGTCGCCTTCTGTGGACCTGAGTGAAAGCAATAACCCGCTTCCCCAAAGCGATAATCAATCCCCCTCCCGGACCTCCTCCCTCCGGCAGACGGGGGACCCTGTGGCCCTACGCGTGGCGGTGGCGCTGGACGATAACGGCTTCTCGGAACTGCAGCGGATCAGCGATCGTTATGCGCTCTCCAAAGGAGTGTCGGTTACGCTCGAAAATATGGGGCCGCACCCAAATAGCGAAACCCTGATTCACGAACTTACGGTAGGCACCATGCCTGATATTGTCATGACGGATGCCGGGCAGATCCGGGAGCTTGCGCAAGGCGGCTATCTGCTTCCCGCAGACGCCTATCAGAATTCCCCCGGGGGAACGCCGCTGACGCCGCTTCTCCCCCTTTTGCAGTGGAACGGCTATACGTGGGGCGTACCGCTTGACGTCGATCCTTATGTCTTCGTCTACGAGACTCAGGTGTTAAAAAGCCTCGGGATGGATCACGTACCGGGATCGGTGGAAGAGTGGGACAGTCTGCTTCAAGTGATGAAACCGGCAAGCGGTAAATATGTGCTGGCTTTAGACAAAAATAATCCTTATGGCTTATCCGCGCTGCTGGAAAGTATGGGCAGTCCGCTGTATCCGGCGGCCCGCAAGGCGCTGGAATGGGTGCAGAAGAACCGCGCTTCGATCTATTCCAGCGGCGGTCAGGAGGAAATTGTGTGGGAGATGCTCAAGCAAGGGCGTATCGGCGCTGCGGTCATTCCATATTCCGTCTGGCGAGAGCATGCGGGGAGCGAAGAGGGGCTGACGGTGGAGACTCCCTGGGGAGCTGAGGGAGCAGAGCCTCAGTCGCTGCTCAGCCGCAGCTTCGCATTGTCCGCCCAATCGCACAACCCCGAAGCTGCAGCCGATTGGCTCTATTATCTGACCTCGCCGGAGGCGCAGACCGACTGGCTTCAGAGCACCGGCATGCTGCCGGCGGCTTCTGAACCGTACCAGAATGAGCCGGGCGTCGCGGCAAGTCTTCCCTTCGATCCCGAAGCGCTGCTGAAAGAGAAGGCGCAGGCGGACGAACCGAAGCCGGCGTGGACGACCATGGTAACCGCCGCCAGGGAACTTCTGACCGGCAAGCTGGATGCGCCGGGCTTCCTGGCAGCGGTAAGCTCGGCCGCGAAGTAA